In Dietzia sp. ANT_WB102, a genomic segment contains:
- a CDS encoding ribonuclease HI family protein, translating into MTIIAAADGSALGNPGPAGWAWYIDDSTWRCGGWKRGTNNQGELTAVLDLLRQTAHVPEPLHILCDSQYVINSITKWMAGWKRKGWKKADGKPVLNVEVMQALDEAMKGREVTFEWVKGHAGHELNEKADDLANGAAKAHSSRQEPEAGPGYPGAQAVGAGDDPASPPAAGGDPTAGGAARSSAATSGKKTTSSASADEPDLFSLDGQASTGPADPGAGAPPAGPAIEDLVVDLERSLLTEEVRGDRKKLTRLLDVRWRQVDPAGRTWTRREIGDAGESLAAVELEVLETRRLSDDVVLLLWRESGPGGVTSLRSSIWQRTGDDWKQIYQQGTREA; encoded by the coding sequence GTGACGATCATCGCCGCAGCGGACGGCTCCGCCCTGGGAAATCCCGGCCCCGCCGGATGGGCCTGGTACATCGACGACTCGACGTGGCGCTGCGGCGGCTGGAAACGCGGCACCAACAACCAGGGCGAACTCACCGCCGTCCTGGATCTATTGCGTCAGACGGCTCACGTCCCAGAGCCACTTCACATCCTGTGCGACTCGCAGTACGTCATCAATTCCATCACCAAGTGGATGGCAGGCTGGAAGCGCAAAGGCTGGAAGAAGGCCGACGGCAAGCCCGTGCTCAACGTCGAGGTGATGCAGGCCCTCGATGAGGCTATGAAGGGCCGCGAGGTCACGTTCGAATGGGTCAAGGGCCACGCAGGCCACGAACTCAACGAGAAGGCCGACGACCTGGCGAACGGCGCGGCCAAGGCTCACTCCTCCAGGCAAGAACCGGAGGCCGGCCCGGGGTACCCGGGCGCGCAGGCCGTCGGCGCGGGTGACGACCCTGCATCCCCGCCCGCCGCGGGAGGGGACCCCACAGCGGGAGGCGCTGCCCGCTCGTCGGCTGCGACGAGCGGGAAAAAAACGACGAGCTCAGCCTCAGCCGACGAGCCCGACTTGTTCTCGCTGGACGGGCAGGCTTCGACCGGCCCCGCGGACCCCGGGGCCGGTGCCCCGCCTGCCGGCCCCGCAATCGAGGACCTCGTCGTCGACCTCGAACGGTCCCTCCTCACGGAGGAGGTGCGCGGGGACCGCAAGAAACTCACGCGCCTGCTCGATGTGAGGTGGAGGCAGGTCGACCCCGCTGGCCGGACCTGGACGCGACGCGAAATCGGGGACGCCGGTGAATCCCTCGCGGCTGTCGAACTCGAGGTGCTGGAGACCCGGCGCCTGTCCGACGACGTCGTGCTGCTGCTGTGGCGCGAGTCCGGCCCGGGCGGGGTGACGTCACTTCGAAGTTCGATCTGGCAGCGAACCGGCGACGACTGGAAGCAGATATATCAGCAGGGCACTCGCGAAGCCTGA
- the trpS gene encoding tryptophan--tRNA ligase, with protein MSEQFSSAAPTPATGPTEAQAPAKRQRVLSGIQPTADSYHLGNYLGAVRQWVELQDDYDAYYFIPDLHAITVKQDPKELRERVFRGCAQLLALGVDPARSVLFVQSHVPEHAELAWVLGCITGYGEAARMTQFKDKAAKQGTDGTTVGLFTYPVLMAADILLYRPHLVPVGEDQRQHLELTRDLAMRFNSRYKKTFVVPEGKILEGSAKIYDLQDPTAKMSKSGDNPKGIVNLLDDPKVSAKRIRSAVTDSDGTIRYDREMKPGVSNLLVIQSSFTGRSVDDIVDDYQTAGAGYGALKADTADALEAFVTPLRTKFDEFMADRGELERILADGADRARAVAGPVLSQVYSAVGFTAPRRG; from the coding sequence ATGTCTGAGCAGTTCTCCTCCGCAGCTCCCACGCCGGCGACAGGGCCGACCGAGGCGCAGGCGCCGGCCAAGCGCCAGCGCGTCCTATCCGGTATTCAGCCCACCGCCGATTCGTACCACCTCGGAAACTACCTGGGCGCGGTCCGGCAGTGGGTGGAATTGCAGGACGACTACGACGCCTACTACTTCATCCCGGACCTGCACGCGATCACGGTGAAGCAGGACCCCAAGGAACTGCGCGAGCGCGTCTTCCGCGGGTGCGCGCAGCTGCTCGCCCTGGGCGTCGACCCGGCCCGGTCGGTGCTGTTCGTGCAGTCACACGTGCCCGAACACGCGGAGTTGGCGTGGGTGCTGGGCTGCATCACCGGATACGGCGAGGCCGCCCGGATGACCCAGTTCAAGGACAAGGCCGCCAAGCAGGGCACCGACGGCACGACCGTCGGCCTGTTCACCTACCCGGTCCTCATGGCCGCTGACATCCTGCTCTACCGCCCGCACCTCGTGCCGGTGGGCGAGGACCAGCGTCAGCACCTCGAGCTCACTCGCGACCTCGCGATGCGGTTCAACTCCCGCTACAAGAAGACCTTCGTGGTGCCTGAGGGCAAGATCCTCGAGGGCTCGGCCAAGATCTACGACCTGCAGGACCCCACCGCCAAGATGAGCAAATCCGGGGACAACCCCAAGGGCATCGTCAACCTGCTCGACGACCCTAAGGTCTCCGCCAAGCGGATCCGCAGCGCTGTCACCGACTCCGATGGAACCATCCGCTACGACCGCGAGATGAAGCCGGGGGTGTCCAACCTGCTGGTAATCCAGTCGTCGTTCACTGGCCGGTCCGTGGACGACATCGTGGACGACTACCAGACCGCAGGTGCCGGCTACGGCGCGCTCAAGGCCGACACGGCCGATGCGCTCGAGGCGTTTGTCACCCCGCTACGCACGAAGTTCGATGAGTTCATGGCCGACCGCGGTGAGCTCGAGCGGATCCTCGCCGACGGAGCTGACCGCGCCCGTGCGGTTGCTGGCCCGGTCTTGTCGCAGGTGTACTCGGCGGTCGGATTCACCGCACCCCGCCGCGGCTGA
- a CDS encoding bile acid:sodium symporter family protein, which translates to MDQSPLIDIGLPVALAIIMVGIGLSLTKEDFAVQARSPRASVVGLVGQLVLVPLVGVGVAVAFDLAPLLALGVVLVAASPGGATSNLITYLARGNVALSIILTAIASVAVIFTLPLWFDLGARIIPGADAFEVSVPLAQTFGLLLGVILIPVVVGMVLRARKPALSDRIERFVGVVGLVVLVLLIIGVALGERDRIVDLIVSVGPAVVALNVAVIVVGGLLAWICRLGRAEQIAIAAEFGVKNTTLSLLIAFTVIGSEEVGLAAAVYSIVMYITTFALVYGGRRLMRTAPGAG; encoded by the coding sequence GTGGACCAGAGTCCTCTGATCGACATCGGCCTGCCCGTCGCGCTGGCGATCATCATGGTGGGCATCGGGCTGAGCCTGACCAAGGAAGACTTCGCGGTCCAGGCGAGATCTCCCCGGGCGAGTGTCGTCGGCCTCGTCGGCCAGTTGGTGCTGGTACCGCTCGTGGGCGTCGGCGTGGCGGTGGCGTTCGACCTCGCCCCATTACTGGCTCTCGGCGTGGTACTTGTGGCAGCCTCGCCCGGCGGCGCGACGTCGAACCTCATCACCTATCTGGCCCGCGGCAACGTCGCGCTGTCGATCATCCTCACCGCCATCGCCTCGGTGGCGGTGATCTTCACTCTGCCGCTGTGGTTCGACCTCGGGGCCCGCATCATCCCCGGTGCCGACGCCTTTGAGGTGTCGGTGCCTCTCGCTCAGACCTTCGGGCTCCTGCTCGGCGTCATCCTGATCCCCGTCGTCGTCGGCATGGTCCTGCGAGCCCGGAAGCCGGCGCTATCCGACCGCATCGAGCGGTTCGTCGGCGTCGTGGGTCTCGTTGTGCTGGTTCTCCTGATCATCGGCGTCGCGCTCGGGGAGCGGGACCGCATCGTCGACCTCATCGTGTCCGTGGGCCCGGCGGTTGTCGCCCTCAACGTGGCCGTGATCGTGGTCGGCGGCCTGTTGGCCTGGATCTGCAGGCTTGGCCGCGCGGAGCAGATCGCCATCGCAGCGGAGTTCGGCGTCAAGAACACCACGCTCTCGCTCCTCATCGCGTTCACCGTCATCGGCAGTGAAGAGGTCGGTCTCGCGGCCGCCGTGTACAGCATCGTCATGTACATCACTACGTTCGCGCTGGTCTACGGTGGCCGACGTCTGATGCGCACTGCCCCCGGCGCGGGCTGA
- a CDS encoding homoserine O-acetyltransferase: MVRSSDPLALLPPGDGTLGHVAIGDITLVTGVVIPGVTLAVQRWGRIDADRSNVVLVEHALTGDSHVVGPVDSLHPTPGWWNGLVGPGLPLDTDHYCVLAVNVLGGCRGSTGPSSLHPDGHYWGARFPAVSVRDMVESERILADLLGIDRWAAVIGGSMGGARTLEWMVTHPDRLGAACVLAVGARASADQIGIQTAQIMAVTSDPHWQQGGYHGTGRTPVTGLGIARRIAHLSYRGEVELDERFANRPQPGEDPRGEDLSMSGRFAVQSYLDHQAGKLVSRFDACTYVLLTDALNRHDVGLDRGGVEEALRSCPVPCVIGGVTSDRLYPLRQQEELAELLPGADPLVVIDSPSGHDGFLTEDHVVGPMLERTLELAEQGTSERARGHA; encoded by the coding sequence ATGGTCCGCTCCTCTGATCCGCTCGCACTGTTGCCCCCGGGTGACGGCACCCTCGGCCATGTCGCCATCGGCGACATCACCCTGGTCACCGGTGTCGTCATCCCGGGGGTGACGCTCGCAGTTCAACGGTGGGGACGGATCGACGCCGACCGGTCCAACGTCGTCCTGGTCGAGCACGCGCTCACCGGTGACTCCCACGTCGTGGGACCGGTCGATTCCCTGCACCCCACACCGGGATGGTGGAACGGGCTCGTCGGGCCCGGGCTCCCCCTGGACACCGACCACTACTGCGTGTTGGCGGTGAACGTCCTGGGGGGCTGCCGCGGATCCACCGGCCCGAGCTCGCTTCATCCCGACGGCCACTACTGGGGGGCCCGGTTCCCCGCCGTCTCGGTGCGCGACATGGTCGAGTCCGAGCGCATCCTGGCGGACCTGCTGGGCATCGACCGCTGGGCCGCCGTGATCGGCGGATCGATGGGCGGGGCCAGAACCTTGGAATGGATGGTCACCCACCCAGACCGCCTCGGTGCGGCGTGCGTGCTGGCCGTCGGCGCCCGCGCCTCCGCCGATCAGATAGGTATCCAGACCGCCCAGATCATGGCCGTGACCTCGGATCCGCACTGGCAGCAGGGTGGCTACCACGGCACGGGCCGCACGCCGGTAACCGGCCTGGGCATCGCCCGGCGTATCGCGCACCTGTCCTACCGCGGCGAGGTGGAACTCGACGAGCGCTTCGCCAACCGACCTCAGCCCGGAGAGGACCCTCGGGGGGAGGACCTGTCCATGTCGGGTCGCTTCGCCGTGCAGTCCTACCTCGATCACCAGGCGGGCAAGCTCGTCTCCCGCTTCGACGCATGCACGTACGTGCTGCTCACCGATGCTCTTAACCGCCACGACGTCGGCCTGGACCGTGGTGGCGTCGAGGAGGCATTGCGCTCCTGTCCGGTCCCGTGCGTGATTGGTGGCGTCACCAGCGACCGCCTGTATCCGCTACGTCAGCAGGAGGAGTTGGCGGAACTGCTTCCCGGCGCGGACCCGCTCGTCGTCATCGACAGCCCCTCCGGCCACGACGGCTTCCTCACTGAAGACCACGTGGTGGGACCGATGCTCGAGCGCACTCTCGAGCTCGCCGAACAGGGAACCTCCGAGAGAGCACGGGGACACGCGTGA
- a CDS encoding NADP-dependent isocitrate dehydrogenase — protein sequence MSKIKVEGSIVELDGDEMTRILWKFIKDELIHPYLDVDLEYYDLGISSRDATDDQITVDAANAIKKHGVGVKCATITPDEARVEEFGLKRMYTSPNGTIRNILGGTIFRAPIIISNVPRLVPGWTKPIIVGRHAFGDQYRAADFVAPGAGKVTITYTPADGSEPIEHEIVTLPEEGGVVMGMYNFTTSIQDFARASFNYGLQHDYPVYLSTKNTILTAYDGAFKDIFQDVFDREFKAEFDEAGLTYEHRLIDDMVASALKWEGGYVWACKNYDGDVQSDTVAQGFGSLGLMTSVLLTPDGKTCEAEAAHGTVTRHFRQHQEGKPTSTNPIASIFAWTRGIEHRGKLDNTPQVIEFAHQLEDVVIKTVEEGKMTKDLALLIGEDQDYLTTEEFLAALDENLKRTRA from the coding sequence ATGTCGAAGATCAAGGTCGAGGGTTCCATCGTTGAACTCGACGGTGACGAGATGACCCGCATCCTCTGGAAGTTCATCAAGGACGAACTGATCCATCCCTACTTGGACGTGGACCTCGAATATTACGACCTCGGCATCTCCAGTCGCGATGCCACCGATGACCAGATCACCGTCGACGCGGCCAACGCCATCAAGAAGCACGGCGTGGGTGTCAAATGCGCCACCATCACTCCGGACGAGGCCCGCGTCGAGGAGTTCGGTCTCAAGCGGATGTACACCTCCCCGAACGGCACCATCCGCAACATCCTCGGAGGGACGATCTTCCGCGCCCCGATCATCATCTCCAACGTCCCGCGCCTGGTGCCGGGCTGGACCAAGCCGATTATCGTCGGTCGGCACGCTTTCGGCGACCAGTACCGCGCCGCCGACTTCGTGGCCCCCGGCGCAGGCAAGGTCACCATCACCTACACCCCGGCCGACGGGTCAGAGCCGATCGAGCACGAGATAGTCACCCTGCCCGAGGAGGGTGGTGTGGTGATGGGGATGTACAACTTCACCACGTCCATCCAGGACTTCGCGCGAGCCTCGTTCAATTACGGGCTACAGCACGACTACCCGGTGTATCTGTCCACCAAGAACACCATCCTCACGGCCTACGACGGCGCATTCAAGGACATCTTCCAGGACGTCTTCGACCGTGAGTTCAAGGCCGAATTCGACGAGGCCGGACTGACCTACGAGCACCGGCTGATCGACGACATGGTGGCCTCCGCCCTTAAATGGGAGGGCGGGTACGTCTGGGCCTGCAAGAACTACGACGGCGATGTCCAGTCCGACACAGTGGCCCAGGGCTTCGGTTCCCTCGGCCTCATGACCTCCGTCCTGCTCACCCCGGACGGGAAGACATGCGAGGCCGAAGCCGCCCACGGCACCGTCACGCGCCACTTCCGCCAGCATCAGGAGGGCAAGCCGACCTCCACCAACCCGATCGCCTCGATCTTCGCGTGGACTCGCGGCATCGAGCACCGCGGCAAGCTCGACAACACCCCCCAGGTCATCGAGTTCGCGCATCAACTCGAGGACGTCGTCATCAAGACCGTCGAGGAGGGAAAGATGACCAAGGACCTCGCGCTGTTGATCGGCGAGGACCAGGATTACCTCACGACCGAGGAATTCCTCGCTGCCCTGGACGAGAACCTCAAGCGGACGCGCGCCTGA
- a CDS encoding PPOX class F420-dependent oxidoreductase codes for MPKYATAERPDRAGLDDFLRPRHRAVLITRRSSGGLQSSPVTCGVDAEGRLVVATYPQRAKVINIRRDPAVSVCVLSDDFDGPYVHLDGTAEIVDLPEAVEPLVEYFRSVAGEHDDWDEYRAAMVRQGKCLIRVTIEDWGPVATGGFPPEFS; via the coding sequence ATGCCGAAGTATGCAACCGCCGAACGCCCTGATCGAGCCGGGCTCGACGACTTCCTGCGCCCCCGTCACCGTGCCGTCCTCATCACGCGCCGATCGTCAGGCGGCTTGCAGTCCTCGCCGGTGACCTGCGGCGTCGACGCGGAGGGCCGTCTCGTCGTGGCCACCTACCCGCAGCGGGCGAAGGTGATCAACATCCGCCGCGACCCCGCCGTGAGCGTGTGCGTGCTCTCGGACGATTTCGACGGTCCGTACGTCCACTTGGACGGCACCGCCGAGATCGTCGACCTGCCAGAGGCCGTGGAGCCGCTCGTTGAGTACTTCCGCAGCGTCGCCGGTGAGCACGACGATTGGGATGAGTACCGGGCGGCGATGGTGCGCCAGGGCAAATGCCTCATCCGCGTGACTATCGAAGACTGGGGACCGGTCGCCACGGGTGGGTTCCCACCCGAATTCAGCTAG
- a CDS encoding SGNH/GDSL hydrolase family protein: protein MNWVDRVAVSLLAYCAVLALIATGLVAAPAARARSLDGSVASVAGSTPSADSSFPPVPPTGRLAEPLTYVAMGDSFTSTGSIVGMDPMTFGSFGGDTCFRSADNYPSRIREATNWTVTDVSCRGLKVPLTYTSRAEYGPPQINALHPGVDLVSLQVGGNDTDVLRLAELCVLSADCSHLEGEWAAKVPKVAPGLRQLLRDIRARAPRARIMLVGYLQPFHLVPCVDIAPYSAANQNFGRRHIDRLNAMLRDVARAEGVEIVADRTPPGHSACDPDRWTSFLGVDAGAVPLHPTHAGHLATARMILDRV, encoded by the coding sequence ATGAACTGGGTGGATAGGGTCGCTGTTTCTCTTCTTGCCTATTGCGCAGTGCTCGCGCTCATCGCGACGGGGTTGGTGGCCGCCCCTGCCGCGCGAGCCCGGTCGCTGGACGGGTCGGTCGCCAGCGTCGCCGGCTCCACGCCCTCGGCAGACTCCTCATTTCCGCCGGTGCCTCCGACAGGCCGTCTCGCCGAGCCGCTCACGTACGTGGCGATGGGCGACTCGTTCACCTCGACCGGGTCGATCGTCGGGATGGACCCCATGACGTTCGGCTCGTTCGGCGGCGACACCTGCTTCCGCTCCGCTGACAACTACCCGAGCCGGATACGCGAGGCGACCAACTGGACTGTCACCGATGTCTCCTGCCGTGGGCTCAAGGTGCCGCTGACCTACACCAGCCGCGCCGAGTACGGTCCGCCCCAGATCAACGCGCTGCACCCCGGTGTCGACCTCGTTTCACTGCAGGTTGGCGGGAACGACACCGACGTGCTGCGACTAGCTGAACTGTGCGTCCTCAGCGCCGACTGCAGCCACCTCGAGGGTGAATGGGCGGCTAAGGTTCCGAAGGTGGCGCCCGGGCTGCGCCAACTCCTCCGCGATATCCGTGCCCGGGCCCCGCGCGCTCGGATCATGCTCGTCGGATACCTCCAGCCGTTCCACCTCGTCCCCTGCGTGGACATCGCGCCCTACAGCGCCGCCAACCAGAACTTCGGGCGCCGACACATCGATCGACTTAACGCGATGCTGCGCGACGTGGCCCGTGCGGAAGGCGTGGAAATCGTCGCCGACCGCACGCCGCCGGGCCACAGTGCCTGCGACCCCGACCGGTGGACCTCGTTTCTCGGGGTCGACGCCGGCGCAGTTCCGCTGCACCCCACCCACGCCGGGCACCTCGCGACTGCGCGCATGATCCTCGACCGCGTGTGA
- a CDS encoding exodeoxyribonuclease III translates to MTLTVSTVNVNGIRAAVKQRSETNLGFLPWLEASGADVVALQEVRADEDQTRKALEPALEAGWHLVGAPSELKGRAGVALLSRAEPADVRVGYDEPEFAESGRYIEATYPGAKDGETVTVASLYLPSGSANTPKQDEKDRFLTTFREFLAERAEHLRGRGSHEMVICGDWNIAHREEDLKNHKGNHKSSGFLPHEREWMTDVFADGSGWTDIVRHRRPDEIGPYSWWSQRGKAFDNDAGWRIDYHVVTDGLVDRAVSDWVDRASAYDMRWSDHAPVTVVYE, encoded by the coding sequence GTGACTCTCACCGTTTCCACCGTCAACGTCAACGGGATCCGCGCCGCCGTCAAGCAGCGTTCGGAGACCAACCTCGGGTTCCTGCCCTGGCTGGAGGCCAGCGGCGCGGACGTCGTAGCGCTACAGGAGGTGCGCGCCGACGAGGACCAGACGCGGAAGGCCCTGGAGCCCGCTCTCGAGGCGGGGTGGCATCTGGTGGGGGCGCCATCCGAGCTCAAGGGCCGGGCCGGGGTCGCGCTGCTGTCCCGCGCCGAGCCGGCCGACGTTCGTGTCGGCTATGACGAGCCGGAGTTCGCCGAGTCCGGCCGCTACATCGAGGCCACTTACCCGGGCGCGAAGGACGGGGAGACCGTCACCGTGGCCAGCCTCTACCTGCCGTCGGGTTCGGCGAACACGCCCAAGCAGGACGAGAAGGACCGGTTCTTGACGACCTTCCGCGAGTTCCTCGCCGAGCGGGCCGAGCATCTGCGCGGCCGCGGCAGTCACGAAATGGTCATCTGCGGCGACTGGAACATCGCTCATCGCGAAGAGGACCTGAAGAACCACAAGGGCAACCACAAGAGTTCCGGCTTCCTGCCGCACGAGCGTGAGTGGATGACCGACGTGTTCGCTGACGGCAGCGGCTGGACCGACATCGTGCGTCACCGTCGGCCCGACGAGATCGGCCCGTACTCGTGGTGGAGCCAGCGCGGCAAGGCGTTCGACAACGACGCGGGCTGGCGCATCGACTATCACGTGGTCACCGACGGCCTGGTTGACCGCGCGGTGAGCGACTGGGTGGACCGCGCGAGCGCCTACGACATGCGGTGGTCCGACCACGCGCCGGTGACCGTAGTCTACGAGTAG
- a CDS encoding O-acetylhomoserine aminocarboxypropyltransferase/cysteine synthase family protein has protein sequence MTYDNSNPDWAFETRQIHAGQPVDSDTGARNLPIYQTTSYVFADAEQAANRFALSEMGPIYTRITNPTVAAVEARIASLEGGVAATMFASGQAAETAAIQSILQAGGHVVASPRLYGGTDALLRHTLPKYGIETTFVENPDDPESWQAAVRPNTRAFYAETISNPLNDVLDIPAIAEVAHRNQAPLIVDNTTATPYLVRPLELGADVVVISATKYLGGHGSSLAGVLVDGGSFDWRAQRDGEDLYPSFTTPDPAYHGVVYADLGAPALALKSRVTLLRDTGAALSPFNAWAIAQGIDTLSLRVERHVANAQRIAEWLESRDEVATVNYAGLPSSPWHENQKKISPKGAGAIVTFELSAPEGSSDEDLKKRAWAFIDALKLHSCLVNIGDVRSLVSHPATTTHSQGTPESNAKAGVSASSIRLSVGIESVDDIIGDLELGFAAIS, from the coding sequence ATGACCTACGACAACAGCAATCCGGACTGGGCCTTCGAGACCCGTCAGATTCATGCAGGACAGCCGGTCGACTCCGACACCGGCGCTCGGAATCTGCCGATCTACCAGACCACTTCGTACGTGTTCGCCGATGCCGAACAGGCCGCGAACCGCTTCGCCCTGTCCGAGATGGGCCCCATCTACACGCGTATCACCAACCCCACCGTCGCCGCGGTCGAAGCGCGTATCGCCTCCCTCGAGGGCGGCGTGGCCGCGACGATGTTCGCGTCGGGCCAGGCCGCCGAGACCGCCGCGATCCAGTCCATTCTCCAGGCCGGTGGGCACGTCGTGGCCTCCCCCCGTCTATACGGCGGCACCGATGCCCTGCTGCGTCACACGCTGCCCAAGTACGGCATCGAGACCACCTTCGTCGAGAACCCGGACGATCCGGAGTCGTGGCAGGCCGCCGTCCGTCCGAACACCCGCGCGTTCTATGCCGAGACGATCTCCAATCCGCTCAACGACGTCCTGGACATCCCGGCAATCGCCGAAGTCGCCCACCGGAACCAGGCGCCACTCATCGTGGACAACACCACCGCCACGCCGTACCTGGTCCGTCCGCTGGAGCTCGGCGCCGACGTCGTCGTCATCTCCGCCACCAAGTACCTCGGCGGTCACGGCTCGTCTCTTGCCGGCGTCCTGGTCGACGGCGGGTCCTTCGACTGGCGCGCACAGCGCGACGGCGAGGACCTCTACCCGTCCTTCACCACCCCGGACCCCGCCTACCACGGCGTCGTCTACGCCGACCTGGGCGCACCGGCGCTGGCCCTCAAGTCCCGCGTCACCCTGCTGCGTGACACCGGCGCCGCACTGAGCCCGTTCAACGCGTGGGCCATCGCCCAGGGCATCGACACGCTGAGCTTGCGGGTCGAGCGGCACGTGGCCAACGCCCAGCGGATCGCCGAGTGGCTCGAGTCACGCGATGAGGTGGCCACCGTCAACTACGCCGGCTTGCCTTCCTCGCCGTGGCACGAGAACCAGAAGAAGATTTCCCCCAAGGGCGCGGGCGCGATCGTCACCTTTGAACTGAGCGCTCCCGAGGGCTCGTCCGACGAGGATCTCAAGAAGCGGGCCTGGGCGTTCATCGACGCACTCAAGCTGCACTCGTGCCTGGTCAACATCGGCGACGTGCGGTCGCTGGTGAGCCACCCGGCCACCACCACCCACTCGCAGGGCACCCCGGAGTCCAACGCGAAAGCCGGTGTGTCCGCCTCGAGCATCCGCCTGTCGGTGGGCATTGAGTCCGTCGACGACATCATCGGCGACCTCGAGCTCGGATTCGCCGCGATCTCCTGA
- a CDS encoding MFS transporter — protein sequence MSQPPANAATSATARQSTARVRLAILALSLGGFGIGVTEFAAMGLLRLIADGFDITEPQAGHIISAYALGVVVGAPLLTVWTSRWRRRTLLVILMVLFTIGNTAAAFAPTVEALIVARFIAGIPHGAYFGVASLVAASLAGPGRQARAVAQVLLGLSVANVIGVPVATWLGESLGWPSAFLAVGVIGAATVVAILVVVPEPTGGVVVRAREELAALARPQVLATLAVAAIGFGGMFAVYTYIQWTMVDVAGIDRSWMPGVLAVYGLGMVVGNVVGGIVADRDLDRGLVIITTVMTAILALFAIAAHHPVSAVIGLFLVGATGSALVPGLQSRLMRHAGRGQTLAAALNHSALNAANALGAWIGGVVIALGFGYTSPALAGATLALVGLAVLVPAVLAARRGKAAPQAN from the coding sequence GTGTCCCAGCCCCCCGCCAATGCGGCCACCAGTGCCACGGCCCGGCAGTCGACCGCTCGCGTCCGCCTCGCGATCCTCGCGTTGTCGCTCGGCGGGTTCGGCATCGGCGTCACCGAGTTCGCGGCAATGGGTCTGCTGCGGCTGATCGCTGACGGCTTCGACATCACCGAACCACAGGCCGGCCACATCATCTCGGCCTACGCCCTGGGCGTGGTGGTGGGCGCTCCGCTGCTGACCGTGTGGACCTCCCGCTGGCGACGACGCACCCTGCTCGTGATCCTCATGGTGCTGTTCACGATCGGCAACACAGCGGCAGCTTTCGCCCCCACGGTCGAAGCGCTGATCGTTGCGCGCTTCATCGCCGGCATCCCACACGGGGCCTATTTCGGAGTCGCGTCGCTGGTGGCGGCCTCCCTCGCCGGACCCGGCAGACAGGCGCGTGCGGTGGCCCAGGTGCTGCTCGGTCTGTCGGTGGCCAACGTGATCGGCGTGCCGGTGGCCACCTGGCTCGGCGAGTCATTGGGCTGGCCGTCGGCGTTCCTCGCTGTCGGAGTGATCGGCGCAGCGACCGTGGTGGCGATCCTCGTCGTCGTCCCCGAACCTACCGGCGGCGTGGTGGTCAGGGCGCGCGAGGAGCTGGCCGCGCTCGCCCGGCCTCAGGTCCTCGCCACACTGGCCGTGGCCGCGATCGGGTTCGGCGGGATGTTCGCCGTCTACACCTACATCCAGTGGACGATGGTCGACGTTGCCGGGATCGACCGCTCCTGGATGCCCGGGGTGCTCGCCGTCTACGGGCTCGGGATGGTCGTGGGCAACGTGGTGGGCGGCATCGTCGCCGACCGGGATCTCGACCGCGGCCTGGTAATCATCACGACCGTGATGACCGCGATCCTGGCCCTGTTCGCCATCGCCGCGCACCACCCAGTCTCCGCCGTGATTGGGCTGTTCCTCGTCGGTGCCACCGGGTCTGCGCTCGTGCCCGGGCTGCAATCTCGTCTCATGCGCCACGCCGGTCGCGGGCAGACTCTGGCCGCCGCGCTCAATCACTCGGCACTCAACGCCGCCAACGCGCTCGGGGCGTGGATCGGGGGAGTGGTGATCGCGCTCGGGTTCGGCTACACCTCGCCGGCGCTGGCAGGGGCGACGCTGGCGCTTGTGGGTCTCGCGGTGCTGGTCCCGGCGGTGTTGGCTGCGCGGCGGGGGAAGGCCGCACCGCAGGCGAATTAG